One region of Mycobacterium riyadhense genomic DNA includes:
- a CDS encoding PE family protein yields the protein MSFATVVPEVLAAAAGELSGIGSTISAANGAAAAPTAGAVAAAADEVSVAIAALFRAHAQAYQTVAGQAAAFHDQFVRTLAAGVDQYVSAEAVNATLEQQLLNAINAPTQLLLGRPLIGNGADGAPGQPGGPGGLLYGNGGNGGVGLSGQAGGAGGNAGLIGNGGMGGTGGAGAAGGAGGNGGWLYGNGGNGGAGGIASAAGQSGGDGGAGGNAGLFGTGGAGGAGGSGATGAAGVNPTAQPPFTQAAKGNDGADNANGNGGNGSPGHDGTTTSEQGGNGGAGGDGNRGSGNAVGGIGGAGGAGGTGAPGGTGGQGGQATTTEDLSTSYGGTGGVGGAGGAGAPGGDGGDGGFAQANNATSIAVGGAGGAGGAGGLGAAGGAGGNGGSADNKAIGDVTVGGVGGAGGVGGAGAQGGIGGVGGTGGAGGRGGLLFGDGGAGGAGGVGGQGGGGDSGGMGGHGGNGGGPSDHRNVGGAGGDGGVGGAGGDGGVGGNGGSGGAGGLLGGHAGSSGPGGAGGQGGVGGAGGGGGAGGTGSVNGIAGSAGDQGATGAVGASGHPG from the coding sequence ATGTCGTTTGCGACCGTGGTGCCTGAGGTGTTAGCGGCGGCGGCCGGAGAGTTGAGCGGGATCGGTTCGACGATCAGCGCGGCCAATGGCGCCGCGGCGGCCCCGACCGCAGGTGCGGTGGCGGCCGCCGCTGATGAGGTATCGGTGGCCATCGCCGCCCTGTTCCGCGCGCACGCCCAGGCGTATCAGACAGTCGCGGGGCAGGCGGCGGCATTTCACGACCAGTTTGTGCGCACCCTGGCCGCCGGCGTGGATCAGTATGTGTCCGCCGAGGCCGTCAACGCCACGCTGGAGCAGCAGCTACTCAACGCGATCAACGCGCCCACCCAACTGCTGCTGGGACGTCCGCTGATCGGCAACGGCGCCGACGGGGCGCCGGGGCAGCCGGGCGGACCCGGCGGGCTGTTGTACGGCAACGGCGGTAACGGCGGGGTCGGCTTGTCGGGTCAGGCCGGCGGCGCCGGCGGCAACGCCGGGCTGATCGGCAACGGCGGGATGGGCGGGACCGGCGGTGCGGGCGCGGCCGGCGGCGCGGGCGGCAATGGTGGGTGGTTGTACGGCAACGGCGGAAACGGGGGCGCTGGCGGCATCGCCAGCGCCGCCGGCCAGTCGGGCGGTGACGGCGGCGCGGGCGGCAACGCCGGGTTGTTCGGCACGGGCGGGGCCGGCGGGGCCGGTGGGTCCGGGGCCACCGGCGCCGCGGGGGTAAACCCCACCGCACAGCCGCCGTTCACCCAGGCGGCCAAAGGGAACGATGGCGCCGACAACGCCAATGGCAACGGCGGGAACGGCTCGCCCGGCCACGACGGCACCACCACCAGCGAGCAAGGCGGCAACGGCGGCGCAGGTGGCGATGGCAACAGAGGCTCTGGAAACGCCGTCGGCGGCATCGGGGGCGCCGGGGGCGCGGGCGGCACCGGGGCGCCCGGCGGCACGGGCGGTCAAGGCGGTCAGGCCACTACCACCGAGGACCTCAGCACCTCGTACGGCGGCACCGGCGGTGTCGGTGGCGCCGGCGGCGCCGGAGCCCCGGGAGGCGACGGCGGTGATGGCGGGTTCGCCCAAGCCAATAACGCGACCAGCATCGCCGTTGGAGGTGCCGGCGGGGCCGGCGGGGCCGGCGGCCTCGGCGCCGCCGGGGGTGCCGGTGGCAACGGTGGATCGGCAGACAACAAGGCGATTGGCGACGTTACGGTTGGGGGCGTCGGCGGCGCCGGAGGAGTCGGGGGTGCCGGTGCCCAGGGCGGCATCGGCGGCGTCGGCGGCACCGGTGGCGCCGGTGGGCGTGGCGGCCTGCTATTCGGCGATGGCGGCGCGGGCGGTGCTGGTGGCGTCGGCGGCCAGGGTGGCGGCGGCGATTCCGGCGGCATGGGAGGCCATGGCGGCAACGGCGGCGGTCCTTCCGACCACCGCAACGTGGGTGGGGCCGGCGGCGACGGCGGCGTCGGCGGCGCGGGCGGTGACGGTGGAGTTGGCGGCAACGGGGGCAGCGGCGGTGCGGGTGGACTGTTGGGCGGTCACGCGGGCAGTTCAGGCCCGGGTGGGGCTGGTGGTCAGGGCGGCGTCGGCGGGGCCGGCGGCGGGGGCGGTGCCGGCGGAACCGGGTCCGTCAACGGCATCGCCGGCAGCGCCGGCGATCAAGGCGCCACCGGAGCGGTCGGCGCTTCTGGACATCCGGGCTGA
- the ligA gene encoding NAD-dependent DNA ligase LigA — protein MLRPEVLRQWQELAEEVREHQFRYYVRDAPIISDAEFDKLLRKLEALEKKHPELRTPDSPTQLVGGAGFATDFESVEHLERMLSLDNAFSAEELGAWATRIHAEVGDAAHYLCELKIDGVALSLVYRGGRLTRAATRGDGRTGEDVTLNARTIDNIPERLTASDDYPVPEVLEVRGEVFFQLEDFQALNASLVEAGKAPFANPRNSAAGSLRQKDPAVTARRKLRMICHGLGHTEGFRPVTQHDAYLALKDWGLPVSEHTKVVNDMAGVQERIEYWGEHRHEVAHEIDGVVVKIDEVVLQRRLGSTSRAPRWAIAYKYPPEEAQTKLLDIRVNVGRTGRVTPFAFMTPVKVAGSTVAQATLHNASEVKRKGVLIGDTVVIRKAGDVIPEVLGPVVDLRDGSEREFVMPTTCPECGTTLAFEKEGDADIRCPNARRCPAQLRERVFHVASRAAFDIEALGYEAGVALLQAQVITSEGDLFALTEDDLLRTELFRTKAGALSANGKRLLANLDKAKAAPLWRVLVALSIRHVGPTAARALATEFGSLEAIVDASTEQLAAVEGVGATIAAAVTEWFTVDWHREIVDKWRAAGVRMADERDESVPRTLAGLTVVVTGSLTGFSRDDAKEAIVARGGKAAGSVSKKTSFVVAGDSPGSKYDKAVELGVPILDEDGFRKLLAEGPPDTDAAEVP, from the coding sequence ATGCTGCGCCCAGAAGTGCTGCGGCAGTGGCAGGAGTTAGCCGAAGAGGTCCGCGAACACCAATTCCGTTACTACGTGCGCGACGCGCCCATTATCAGCGACGCGGAGTTCGACAAGCTACTGCGCAAGCTGGAAGCGCTCGAGAAAAAGCATCCTGAGCTACGCACGCCCGATTCACCCACCCAGCTGGTCGGCGGGGCCGGCTTCGCAACCGACTTCGAGTCGGTCGAGCACCTCGAACGGATGCTCAGCCTCGACAACGCATTCAGCGCCGAGGAACTTGGCGCCTGGGCCACCCGCATCCACGCCGAGGTCGGTGATGCCGCGCACTACCTGTGTGAGCTCAAGATCGACGGCGTCGCACTGTCATTGGTCTATCGCGGCGGGCGCTTGACCCGGGCGGCGACTCGAGGCGACGGCCGCACCGGCGAGGACGTCACGCTGAACGCTCGCACCATCGATAACATCCCCGAGCGCCTCACCGCCAGCGACGACTACCCGGTGCCCGAAGTTCTCGAGGTCCGCGGCGAGGTCTTCTTTCAGCTCGAAGACTTCCAGGCGCTCAACGCGAGTCTCGTCGAGGCGGGGAAGGCGCCGTTCGCCAACCCACGCAACAGCGCGGCGGGATCGCTACGCCAGAAAGACCCGGCGGTCACAGCCCGGCGCAAGCTGCGGATGATCTGTCACGGGCTCGGCCACACCGAAGGCTTTCGCCCGGTCACCCAGCATGACGCATACCTGGCGCTAAAGGACTGGGGGCTCCCGGTTTCCGAGCACACGAAAGTCGTCAACGACATGGCCGGTGTGCAGGAGCGCATCGAGTACTGGGGCGAGCATCGCCACGAAGTGGCCCACGAAATCGACGGTGTCGTCGTCAAAATCGACGAGGTGGTACTGCAGCGCCGGTTGGGTTCCACCTCGCGGGCCCCCCGCTGGGCCATCGCCTACAAGTACCCGCCCGAGGAAGCGCAGACCAAGCTGCTCGACATCCGGGTGAACGTCGGGCGCACCGGGCGGGTCACGCCGTTCGCGTTCATGACACCGGTGAAGGTTGCGGGATCGACGGTGGCACAAGCCACCTTGCACAACGCCTCGGAGGTCAAGCGCAAGGGCGTGCTGATCGGTGACACGGTGGTTATCCGCAAGGCCGGCGACGTGATTCCCGAGGTGCTGGGACCTGTGGTCGACCTGCGCGACGGGTCCGAACGCGAATTCGTCATGCCCACAACGTGTCCCGAATGCGGAACCACCCTGGCGTTCGAGAAGGAGGGTGACGCCGACATTCGCTGCCCCAACGCGCGGCGCTGCCCGGCGCAGCTGCGCGAGCGGGTATTTCACGTCGCCAGCCGCGCGGCATTCGACATCGAAGCACTGGGTTATGAGGCCGGCGTGGCGCTACTGCAAGCGCAGGTGATCACCAGCGAGGGAGACCTGTTCGCACTTACCGAGGATGACCTGTTGCGCACCGAGCTGTTTCGGACCAAGGCTGGTGCGCTGTCCGCCAACGGTAAACGGCTGTTGGCCAACCTCGACAAGGCAAAGGCCGCCCCGTTGTGGCGGGTGCTGGTGGCGCTGTCGATCCGCCACGTCGGGCCGACGGCTGCGCGCGCGCTGGCCACCGAGTTCGGCTCCCTCGAAGCGATCGTTGATGCGTCCACCGAGCAGCTGGCGGCGGTCGAGGGTGTGGGCGCGACCATCGCCGCGGCGGTCACCGAATGGTTCACCGTCGACTGGCACCGCGAGATCGTCGACAAGTGGCGGGCGGCCGGGGTGCGTATGGCCGACGAGCGCGACGAGAGTGTGCCGCGCACGCTGGCCGGGTTGACCGTGGTGGTCACCGGCTCGCTGACCGGCTTCTCGCGCGACGACGCCAAGGAGGCGATCGTGGCGCGCGGCGGCAAGGCCGCGGGTTCGGTGTCGAAGAAAACCTCCTTCGTCGTCGCCGGGGACTCGCCGGGATCCAAGTACGACAAGGCCGTTGAGCTCGGCGTGCCCATTCTCGACGAGGACGGGTTCCGGAAACTCTTGGCGGAAGGACCCCCTGACACCGACGCGGCAGAAGTGCCATAG
- a CDS encoding PE family protein gives MSFVFVTPESLAATAGDVAGIGSAITTANAAAAASTTSVLAAAADEVSAGIAALFSGHAQAYQALAAQTAAVHDRFVQALAAGAAQYGLAEAANAAPGQLLLDAINAPTQTLLGRPLIGNGANGGPGQPGGAGGLLYGNGGRGGDGVAGQAGGAGGDAGLIGAGGQGGNGGPGQAGGRGGSGGWWYGNGGAGGAGGAATLAGQAGGDGGAGGNAGLFGTGGAGGAGGAGATGAAGVNPGPAPPNGQAGPGAEGLSSTNGSGGNGGPGNPGTAIGEQGGNGGAGGNGGSTTSTVNGGTGGAGGTGGDGAPGGDGGDGGNAVALNAFAAGGKGGPGGAGGAGGAGGEGGTGGSAAGANGSGGEGGTGGVGGTGASGGRGGDGGNGSNGNIGGRGGDGGTGGVGAAGGAGGGGGNGGAGGRGGLLVGDGGSGGLGGTAGGGGTGATGGTGGAGGTGGLSPLQQGNGGDGGTGGDGGTGGAGGNGGNGGAGGQGGLFSGNTGSAGGAGAGGSGGTGGSGGSGGDPGTGFNTGKAGGVGDQGATGAHGSPGHPG, from the coding sequence ATGTCGTTTGTGTTCGTTACGCCGGAGTCGCTCGCGGCAACGGCCGGAGATGTGGCCGGGATCGGATCGGCAATCACTACGGCGAATGCCGCGGCGGCGGCCTCGACCACCTCGGTGCTGGCGGCCGCCGCCGATGAAGTGTCGGCGGGGATTGCGGCACTGTTTTCCGGGCACGCCCAGGCCTATCAGGCGCTGGCCGCCCAGACGGCGGCGGTTCACGACCGGTTTGTGCAGGCCCTGGCCGCCGGTGCGGCCCAGTATGGGCTGGCCGAGGCCGCTAACGCAGCGCCGGGGCAGCTGTTGTTGGACGCGATCAACGCGCCCACCCAGACGCTGCTGGGCCGCCCGCTGATCGGCAACGGCGCCAACGGCGGGCCGGGGCAGCCCGGCGGGGCCGGCGGGCTGCTGTACGGCAACGGCGGCCGCGGCGGTGACGGGGTGGCCGGCCAAGCCGGCGGGGCCGGCGGTGACGCCGGGCTGATCGGCGCCGGCGGCCAGGGCGGCAATGGCGGGCCCGGGCAGGCCGGCGGGCGCGGCGGTTCCGGCGGGTGGTGGTACGGCAACGGCGGTGCCGGCGGCGCCGGCGGCGCCGCGACCCTAGCGGGCCAGGCCGGTGGTGACGGCGGCGCCGGCGGCAATGCCGGGCTGTTCGGTACCGGCGGCGCCGGCGGGGCCGGCGGGGCCGGTGCCACCGGGGCAGCCGGTGTCAACCCCGGCCCCGCTCCGCCCAATGGCCAGGCCGGCCCCGGCGCCGAAGGCTTATCCAGCACCAATGGCAGCGGGGGGAACGGCGGGCCCGGCAATCCCGGCACCGCCATCGGGGAGCAAGGCGGCAACGGCGGGGCCGGCGGCAACGGTGGGTCGACGACTTCTACCGTCAACGGGGGCACCGGCGGGGCCGGCGGCACCGGTGGGGATGGCGCGCCCGGCGGCGACGGCGGCGACGGCGGCAACGCCGTCGCCCTCAACGCCTTTGCCGCCGGCGGCAAGGGTGGTCCCGGGGGTGCCGGCGGTGCCGGCGGTGCCGGCGGTGAGGGCGGCACCGGCGGCTCCGCGGCGGGCGCCAACGGTTCCGGCGGCGAGGGCGGGACCGGTGGCGTCGGCGGCACCGGTGCCAGCGGCGGCCGCGGCGGCGACGGCGGCAACGGCAGCAACGGCAATATCGGCGGCCGCGGCGGCGACGGCGGCACCGGCGGTGTCGGCGCCGCTGGCGGGGCCGGCGGTGGCGGCGGGAACGGAGGCGCCGGCGGGCGTGGTGGGCTGCTGGTCGGTGATGGCGGCAGCGGCGGCCTCGGCGGCACCGCCGGCGGCGGCGGTACCGGTGCTACCGGAGGGACGGGCGGCGCCGGCGGGACCGGCGGCCTCAGCCCGCTCCAGCAGGGCAACGGTGGTGACGGCGGCACCGGCGGCGACGGCGGCACCGGCGGCGCCGGCGGAAACGGCGGCAACGGCGGCGCAGGCGGCCAGGGCGGACTGTTCAGCGGCAACACGGGCAGCGCCGGTGGCGCCGGGGCCGGCGGCAGCGGTGGCACCGGCGGCAGCGGCGGGTCGGGCGGCGACCCCGGAACCGGATTCAATACCGGAAAGGCCGGCGGCGTCGGGGATCAAGGCGCTACCGGCGCGCACGGCTCCCCTGGACATCCGGGCTGA
- a CDS encoding SRPBCC family protein: MSTDRIEKRVVLRAPLDRVWRAITDSQEFGRWFRVRFDQPFVAGTSITGVITPTVVDDEIGKRQEAHSGVKSTWHIVAVEPQRRFAYRWHPFAIDPDVDYDLEPTTLVEFMLSETPDGVLLTIVESGFDAIPEARRTASYEANAEGWAMQTDLVRRYLEEMRV; the protein is encoded by the coding sequence ATGAGTACCGATCGAATCGAGAAGCGCGTCGTGTTGCGTGCGCCGCTGGACCGGGTATGGCGGGCCATCACCGACTCACAGGAATTCGGGCGCTGGTTCCGCGTCCGCTTCGACCAGCCGTTTGTCGCGGGAACGTCGATCACCGGGGTCATCACCCCAACCGTCGTCGACGACGAGATCGGCAAGCGTCAGGAGGCGCACAGCGGGGTGAAAAGCACCTGGCACATCGTGGCCGTTGAACCGCAGCGGCGGTTTGCCTACCGCTGGCATCCGTTCGCCATCGACCCCGACGTCGACTACGACCTGGAGCCGACCACGTTGGTCGAGTTCATGTTGTCGGAGACACCGGACGGGGTACTGCTCACCATCGTCGAATCCGGATTCGACGCCATCCCTGAGGCACGCCGCACCGCCTCCTATGAGGCCAACGCCGAAGGCTGGGCGATGCAAACCGATCTCGTCCGCAGGTACCTGGAAGAAATGCGGGTGTGA
- a CDS encoding ArsR/SmtB family transcription factor has product MSAIGAQVFDALGDPNRLRIIVRLCEVGPCSTSQVTQAIPATRQAASKHLQLLEAAGLVTSRRRGRERVWTVQTEPLARASDYLTQLSRRWDAAVDRLRAYVED; this is encoded by the coding sequence GTGAGCGCCATCGGTGCGCAGGTCTTCGACGCGCTCGGGGACCCGAATCGACTACGAATCATCGTCCGCTTGTGCGAGGTCGGACCGTGCTCGACTTCGCAAGTCACCCAGGCGATTCCGGCCACTCGGCAGGCGGCCAGCAAGCACCTGCAGCTACTCGAGGCTGCGGGATTGGTCACCAGCAGGCGACGCGGTCGCGAACGTGTTTGGACGGTACAAACCGAACCGCTGGCCCGGGCGAGCGACTACCTCACCCAGTTGTCGCGTCGGTGGGACGCCGCGGTGGATCGGCTGCGGGCGTACGTCGAGGACTGA
- a CDS encoding tautomerase family protein — protein sequence MPFYQCLVPAGSLSADTRAQLAKAITEIHCDVTGAPRGFVNVMFAEYDPTCYFTAGRLNTCSVINGNIRAGRDRETRARLLTELSEAWVAITGQDARSLLIGLNDVDPTSIMEAGLIMPAPGEEAQWLEQNQEVLGELLASQ from the coding sequence ATGCCGTTCTATCAATGTCTGGTCCCAGCGGGATCGCTCAGCGCCGATACCCGCGCACAACTGGCGAAAGCCATCACCGAAATCCATTGCGACGTAACGGGTGCACCGCGCGGATTCGTCAACGTCATGTTCGCCGAGTACGACCCCACCTGCTACTTCACCGCCGGTAGACTCAACACCTGTTCGGTGATCAACGGCAACATTCGCGCCGGCAGAGATCGCGAGACGCGGGCGCGACTGCTCACCGAGCTGTCGGAGGCGTGGGTGGCGATCACCGGGCAGGATGCCCGCTCCCTGTTGATCGGCTTGAACGACGTAGACCCCACCTCGATCATGGAGGCCGGGCTGATCATGCCCGCCCCCGGCGAAGAGGCGCAATGGCTGGAACAAAACCAGGAAGTGCTTGGCGAGCTCCTCGCCAGCCAATAG
- a CDS encoding TetR/AcrR family transcriptional regulator, which translates to MVGIMTQAADRSADLSPWSPREAELLAVTLQLLQEHGYDRLTVDAVANTARASKATVYRRWPSKAELVLAAFIEGVRQVAVPPNTGTLRGDLLKLGEICCQQAHQQASTMRAVLFEVSRHPALNEAMQHQFIDQREALIKNVLQDAVDRGEIVEAAITDDLWDLLPGYLIFRAIVSGRPPTCRTVQALVDDFIIPGLTRSTGR; encoded by the coding sequence ATCGTGGGCATCATGACCCAGGCTGCCGACCGGTCCGCGGACCTATCGCCGTGGTCGCCCCGCGAGGCCGAGTTGCTCGCGGTGACTTTGCAGCTGCTGCAGGAGCACGGCTACGACCGCTTGACGGTTGATGCCGTGGCCAACACCGCGCGTGCCAGCAAGGCCACCGTGTATCGACGTTGGCCGTCGAAAGCCGAATTGGTGTTGGCCGCATTCATCGAAGGCGTCCGTCAAGTCGCGGTTCCCCCGAATACCGGCACGCTGCGCGGTGATTTGCTCAAACTTGGCGAGATCTGCTGCCAGCAAGCACACCAACAGGCCAGCACCATGCGTGCGGTGCTTTTCGAGGTATCTCGCCACCCCGCGCTCAACGAGGCCATGCAGCATCAATTCATCGATCAGCGCGAAGCCTTGATCAAGAACGTGCTTCAAGATGCCGTCGACCGCGGAGAGATCGTCGAAGCCGCCATTACCGACGATCTGTGGGATCTGTTGCCCGGGTACCTCATTTTCCGGGCCATCGTCTCGGGTCGTCCGCCCACCTGTCGCACCGTGCAAGCGCTCGTCGACGACTTCATCATCCCCGGGCTCACCCGATCCACCGGGCGTTGA